One Euphorbia lathyris chromosome 1, ddEupLath1.1, whole genome shotgun sequence DNA segment encodes these proteins:
- the LOC136203813 gene encoding uncharacterized protein gives MMASNGSSAIAANAENSLEKIKRQLASGSGRNLLQGPLLKRSETLRKWNERWVILDPTTGKMEYKTRRNEPAVKGTIVFDANSTITLSPVNFHGLPKYDGCCIYIGTPQKKDYFLCAETPGAARAWVATLNATQLVLKAHKEAVNSLSGNGSAKLGTVATVVAAANSTALECSKEIEAAMQISLRNALGMMNTRITDGPMDDLAIMKETLKVKDEELQNLARDIRARDSTIKEIADKLSETAEAAEAAASAAHTMDEQRRIACAEIERISKSSDKQLESLMLKLKEFEGKVITLSKERDDLIKQRDSALQEAHLWRCELGKARERVVILEGAVVRAEEKVRVVEADAQSRIQEASQKEAAAVNEKQELLAYVNILKEKLQRQHIDTKQVFEKAETDIGPLMKHVDLSEEDVDKACLSVSGDSVVQKGVDEGNPQAMGEAEWSDIQATESRIADVREVGPETEVSSSLDIPVVSSVVNNHNEPGAGGDNFHQP, from the exons ATGATGGCTTCTAATGGTTCTTCTGCG ATAGCAGCCAACGCAGAGAACAGTTTGGAAAAGATTAAGCGCCAGTTAGCTTCCGGTTCCGGTCGGAATTTGTTGCAGGGTCCACTTCTCAAGCGATCTGAAACT CTTAGGAAATGGAACGAGCGATGGGTGATCTTAGACCCAACCACTGGAAAAATGGAATACAA GACTAGGAGAAATGAGCCGGCTGTAAAGGGGACTATAGTCTTTGATGCAAACAGCACGATAACACTTTCACCAGTGAACTTCCA CGGACTTCCAAAGTATGATGGCTGTTGTATCT ATATTGGCACTCCACAGAAGAAAGACTACTTCCTTTGTGCAGAGACACCCGGTGCTGCTAGAGCATGGGTAGCAACTTTAAA TGCGACTCAGTTAGTTCTAAAGGCTCATAAAGAGGCTGTGAATTCCTTAAGTGGGAATGGTTCTGCAAAACTGGGGACAGTTGCCACTGTAGTTGCTGCTGCCAATTCAACAGCCCTTGAATGCTCTAAAGAAATCGAAGCTGCAATGCAGATCTCTTTGAGAAATGCTTTGGGAATGATGAATACTAGGATAACTGATGGTCCCATGGATGATCTGGCAATCATGAAG GAGACACTAAAAGTAAAGGATGAGGAGCTACAGAATTTGGCCCGGGATATTCGTGCTCGTGATTCAACAATCAAAGAGATCGCAGACAAACTTTCAGAGACTGCTGAAGCTGCTGAGGCTGCAGCATCTGCAGCACATACAATGGATGAACAGAGGAGAATTGCCTGTGCTGAAATTGAGCGTATATCTAAATCTTCAGATAAGCAGCTGGAGTCATTGATGTTGAAG CTGAAAGAGTTTGAAGGAAAGGTTATCACTCTAAGCAAAGAAAGAGATGATTTGATCAAGCAGAGGGATTCTGCCCTTCAGGAAGCACATCTATGGCGTTGTGAGCTTGGAAAAGCTAGAGAGCGTGTTGTGATATTGGAAGGAGCTGTTGTGAGAGCAGAGGAGAAGGTCAGGGTTGTAGAGGCAGATGCTCAGTCCAGAATACAGGAAGCTTCACAGAAAGAGGCAGCTGCTGTGAATGAGAAGCAAGAGCTTTTAGCATATGTGAATATATTGAAGGAAAAACTTCAAAG ACAGCACATAGATACGAAACAAGTGTTTGAGAAGGCAGAGACAGATATTGGACCGCTGATGAAGCATGTGGACTTATCTGAAGAGGATGTGGATAAAGCTTGTCTTAGTGTTTCTGGAGATAGTGTAGTGCAGAAGGGAGTCGATGAAGGTAACCCGCAGGCGATGGGAGAGGCGGAATGGAGCGATATTCAGGCAACAGAGTCGAGAATAGCTGATGTTAGAGAGGTTGGGCCTGAGACAGAAGTTAGCAGCAGCTTGGATATTCCTGTTGTTAGCTCAGTAGTGAATAATCATAACGAGCCGGGAGCTGGAGGTGACAATTTTCATCAGCCTTGA
- the LOC136203823 gene encoding double-stranded RNA-binding protein 1-like: MYKTRLQELCHQKVWNLPEYSIIRDGPDHCTRFHATVAVNGRSFNAPSPATSSKKAQNDAAKAAFDYFSSSSVPVAISASNTNIDLDDKVTTGGTTQAQDKNGMPQVNAKSNSGGTSATQAQDTNGMPQVNGPTTVAKIDHNFPVAENLCKNRLQSYAQKKSLALPFYSCERIGPPHAMHFKCKVTVGGQTYECQELFTTLSKAEQAAARVALMSVQPEGIEEDASAYKSLLQELAQKECYQLPTYSTSSSGESHKRTFISTVEVGGQMFSGLEAKTKKQAEFTAAKVACTALKRCNSKQNPLPSNSGISSAHPIDSSSSNLRQSMSLDNSNQIAQCTSSSRDLTAYLHKNAPIQPELSGCDEEPLEEKGIVEIAEVVRVVPPVVTPQQASCPSSGSGMLSLPKVGLLSSSSPSDSSTNSVVILSGEHEKVTNVSSQNKVIVHPRSINMSYPPGSTVLSMSDDNWVAVGISSGSGDKAL; encoded by the exons ATGTACAAAACAAGGCTGCAAGAGTTGTGCCATCAGAAAGTGTGGAATTTGCCTGAATATTCCATAATCAGGGATGGCCCTGATCATTGTACTCGCTTTCATGCCACTGTCGCTGTCAATGGCCGCTCCTTTAATGCTCCATCTCCTGCCACATCTTCTAAGAAGGCCCAAAATGACGCAGCTAAGGCTGCCTTTGATtacttctcttcttcttccgtgCCTG TTGCAATTTCTGCAAGCAATACCAACATTGATTTGGATGATAAAGTCACTACGGGAGGAACAACACAAGCACAAGACAAGAATGGAATGCCTCAAGTGAATGCTAAATCTAATTCTGGAGGAACAAGTGCAACACAAGCACAAGATACAAACGGAATGCCTCAAGTGAATGGGCCAACTACAGTGGCCAAAATCGACCATAATTTTCCAG TTGCAGAAAATTTATGCAAAAATCGGTTGCAAAGCTATGCGCAGAAGAAAAGTCTCGCCCTTCCATTTTATTCTTGTGAGCGCATTGGTCCTCCTCATGCAATGCATTTCAAGTGCAAGGTAACAGTTGGTGGACAAACATATGAGTGTCAGGAGTTGTTTACGACATTAAGCAAGGCTGAACAGGCTGCTGCTAGAGTTGCATTGATGTCAGTACAACCAGAAGGAATTGAAGAG GATGCATCTGCTTATAAGAGCCTTCTTCAAGAGCTAGCTCAAAAGGAATGTTATCAGTTGCCTACTTATAGCACAAGTAGTTCTGGTGAATCTCATAAACGGACTTTTATTTCAACTGTGGAAGTAGGAGGACAAATGTTTAGTGGACTAGAAGCTAAAACCAAGAAGCAGGCAGAGTTCACTGCGGCAAAGGTTGCTTGCACAGCGTTAAAACGAT GCAACTCAAAGCAGAACCCTCTGCCTTCTAATTCTGGTATTTCAAGTGCACATCCAATTGATTCCTCTTCATCCAACTTGAGACAGAGCATGAGCTTGGACAACTCAAATCAGATTGCTCAGTGCACTTCAAGTTCACGTGATCTCACTGCTTATCTTCACAAGAATGCCCCTATCCAACCTGAACTGTCTGGGTGTGATGAGGAACCTCTGGAGGAGAAAG GCATTGTAGAAATTGCAGAAGTTGTCAGAGTTGTTCCTCCCGTTGTGACCCCACAACAAGCTAGCTGCCCATCATCTGGTTCAGGAATGCTTTCGTTGCCCAAAGTTGGTCTgctttcatcttcctcaccttctGATTCTTCCACCAACTCAGTTGTAATTTTGAGTGGTGAACATGAAAAGGTAACAAATGTTTCGTCCCAGAATAAGGTAATTGTTCACCCACGGTCTATAAACATGTCGTATCCTCCGGGAAGCACTGTATTGTCCATGAGTGACGACAACTGGGTTGCCGTAGGTATCTCTAGTGGGTCAGGAGATAAAGCTTTATGA
- the LOC136203831 gene encoding late embryogenesis abundant protein 19-like — translation MASISITKSLVFNLSKASPPSPSLFSTKISRVCFTSASKHNQGQNAEEDKRSDFTDMAKETTKEGVERARERAKQAREGSERMKGKAKESAEEMKDKAKGYAEETKESAKDMADKAKEASHKASETAERTKEKAKEKTKEGTDRVAETTHEVKEKTKEYTEVVGDKAIDGTIKVVETVGSVGEKAKQTVKGAWDAAKGTTQKIKETVVGKDDDDDRDDDITKKRKGQH, via the exons ATGGCTTCCATTTCCATTACCAAAAGCCTCGTCTTCAACCTCTCCAAAGCTTCCCCTCCCTCCCCTTCTCTTTTCTCTACTAAAATCTCTCGGGTGTGTTTTACTTCAGCCTCCAAACACAATCAG GGACAAAATGCAGAAGAGGATAAGAGATCAGATTTCACCGATATGGCCAAAGAAACAACAAAGGAAGGAGTGGAGAGAGCCAGAGAACGGGCCAAGCAAGCAAGAGAAGGCTCTGAAAGAATGAAAGGGAAGGCGAAGGAAAGTGCAGAGGAAATGAAAGACAAGGCCAAAGGATATGCGGAGGAGACCAAGGAGAGTGCAAAAGACATGGCGGATAAAGCCAAGGAAGCCTCTCATAAAGCATCAGAGACGGCAGAGAGAACCAAAGAGAAAGCAAAAGAGAAGACCAAAGAAGGGACGGATAGAGTGGCGGAGACTACACACGAGGTCAAGGAGAAGACCAAGGAATACACGGAGGTGGTCGGCGATAAGGCTATAGATGGGACGATTAAGGTTGTGGAGACGGTGGGAAGTGTAGGTGAGAAGGCCAAGCAGACTGTCAAGGGTGCTTGGGATGCGGCTAAAGGAACTACTCAGAAGATTAAGGAGACGGTTGTAGGTAAAGATGACGATGATGATCGGGATGATGATATTACCAAAAAGAGGAAAGGGCAGCATTGA